The following are from one region of the Takifugu rubripes chromosome 16, fTakRub1.2, whole genome shotgun sequence genome:
- the LOC115252938 gene encoding TATA box-binding protein-like protein 1, giving the protein MQPNTRKIEVTISNVVATFRTGCRLDLHTIGSKGKNVIYNTRQGKVTMQLRKPRITASIWASGKVICIGASSEDEAKIGARRIARCLQKLGFKVKFSDFKVVNVMAGCSMPFKISLIDFTKKNQLNTKYEPKLYPAASYNVKEPKATIKVFSTGSVTILAPSVVNVAAAVQHVYPLLSECRRPL; this is encoded by the exons ATGCAGCCCAACACCAGGAAAATTGAAGTCACAATCAGCAACGTGGTGGCAACTTTCAGGACCGGGTGCCGTCTCGACCTGCACACCATCGGCTCCAAAGGAAAGAATGTCATCTATAACACAAGACAGGGG aaAGTCACGATGCAACTGCGCAAGCCCAGGATAACAGCCAGTATCTGGGCTTCTGGAAAGGTGATCTGCATAGGAGCATCAAG TGAGGATGAAGCAAAGATTGGTGCTCGCAGGATAGCTCGCTGTCTGCAGAAACTGGGCTTCAAG gtgaagtTTTCTGATTTCAAAGTTGTGAACGTGATGGCCGGGTGTTCCATGCCATTTAAAATCTCCCTAATAGACTTCACAAAGAAGAACCAATTAAATACAAA GTATGAACCAAAGCTCTATCCGGCTGCTTCGTACAACGTGAAAGAACCCAAGGCTACAATAAAGGTGTTCTCTACTGGCAGTGTCACAATTTTAG CACCAAGCGTGGTCAACGTGGCCGCAGCTGTTCAGCACGTC
- the tbpl1 gene encoding TATA box binding protein-like 1 isoform X1 — protein MESNNEGELDIIISNVVATFRTRCHLNLRTIALEGNNVIYKPEQGTVTMKLRKPRITANIWSSGKIICTGASSEDEAKLGARRLARCLQKLGFKVKFSAFKVVNVMAGCSMPFKISLIDFTKKNRPIATYEPELHPAAMYTMRQPKATIKVFSTGSVTILGPSVDNVAAAVQHVYPLLSECRRPL, from the exons ATGGAGTCCAACAATGAGGGAGAACTCGACATCATAATCAGCAACGTGGTGGCAACTTTCAGGACCCGGTGCCATCTCAACCTGCGCACCATTGCCTTGGAAGGAAACAATGTCATCTATAAACCAGAACAAGGG ACAGTTACAATGAAACTCCGTAAGCCCAGGATAACAGCCAATATCTGGTCTTCTGGAAAAATTATATGCACAGGAGCATCAAG TGAGGATGAAGCAAAGCTGGGTGCTCGCAGGTTAGCTCGCTGTCTGCAGAAACTGGGCTTCAAG gtgaagtTTTCTGCTTTCAAAGTTGTGAACGTGATGGCCGGGTGTTCCATGCCATTCAAAATCTCCCTAATAGACTTCACAAAGAAGAACCGACCCATTGCCAC GTATGAACCAGAGCTCCATCCTGCTGCTATGTACACCATGAGACAACCCAAGGCTACAATAAAGGTGTTCTCTACTGGCAGTGTCACAATTTTAG GACCAAGTGTGGACAACGTGGCCGCAGCTGTTCAGCACGTCTAccctctgctgtcagagtgTCGTAGACCCCTGTGA
- the tbpl1 gene encoding TATA box binding protein-like 1 (The RefSeq protein has 1 substitution compared to this genomic sequence), with protein sequence MESNNEGELDIIISNVVATFRTRCHLNLRTIALEGNNVIYKPEQGTVTMKLRKPRITANIWSSGKIICTGASSEDEAKLGARRLARCLQKLGFKVKFSAFKVVNVMAGCSMPFKISLIDFTKKNRPIATYEPELYPAAMYTMRQPKATIKVFSTGSVTILGPSVDNVAAAVQHVYPLLSECRRPL encoded by the exons ATGGAGTCCAACAATGAGGGAGAACTCGACATCATAATCAGCAACGTGGTGGCAACTTTCAGGACCCGGTGCCATCTCAACCTGCGCACCATTGCCTTGGAAGGAAACAATGTCATCTATAAACCAGAACAAGGG ACAGTTACAATGAAACTCCGTAAGCCCAGGATAACAGCCAATATCTGGTCTTCTGGAAAAATTATATGCACAGGAGCATCAAG TGAGGATGAAGCAAAGCTGGGTGCTCGCAGGTTAGCTCGCTGTCTGCAGAAACTGGGCTTCAAG gtgaagtTTTCTGCTTTCAAAGTTGTGAACGTGATGGCCGGGTGTTCCATGCCATTCAAAATCTCCCTAATAGACTTCACAAAGAAGAACCGACCCATTGCCAC GTATGAACCAGAGCTCCATCCTGCTGCTATGTACACCATGAGACAACCCAAGGCTACAATAAAGGTGTTCTCTACTGGCAGTGTCACAATTTTAG GACCAAGTGTGGACAACGTGGCCGCAGCTGTTCAGCACGTCTAccctctgctgtcagagtgTCGTAGACCCCTGTGA